A genomic window from Vigna radiata var. radiata cultivar VC1973A chromosome 2, Vradiata_ver6, whole genome shotgun sequence includes:
- the LOC106756407 gene encoding E3 UFM1-protein ligase 1 homolog isoform X2 yields MDDELLELQRQFEFAQQAKSSIRLSERNVVELVQKLQQLQIIDFELLHTVSGKEYITLDQLRNDMVAEVKRLGRVSLIDLADSTGVDLYYVEKQAQSVVTAHQELMLTQGEIMSSSYWDSVAEEINERLQECSQIALTEIAAQLNVGLDLVASVLDPRLGRIVKGRLEGGQLYTPAYVARVGAMVRGAVRGTTVPTNLTVVWSSLQQLLQEIDGTSGLAVEGSFFQSLFNGLVKEGEVLGSLRAGVHWTPAVFAVAQKEFVESFFSQNSFITYEALHKLGIPQPIQFLQSRYPEGKPLVTTFVHQSMIEMLDAATEDAIDRGSWSDSLSLLPSSFTPQDASKMLSFCQSVQNALKSNKAHIFGDFYVLSSSFIKDICDHVVKELETLDVSRSAGTTMPGNVKVPNEAKVGRESSRLNESIEMASDGGANRQADKGSKKKKGKATGNAVVNLSESGADNQEQTSTKSKRGQKRGKDTSAQTSDSKTGSRKELLKIKEEDLSPSEEWIMQKITVLVSDFEEQGIDDPEIILRPLANQLRPTIINSWVEKKKALLTNNAERMKRLLDNLQKKLDESFLNMQLYEKALELFEDDQSTSVVLHRHLLRTVAAPMVDLLLHNLDEHNKLKNGLDVQEAPNSEFVSLSPADRTAISKSFPGALANKALAVVESLEGKVGIFNSETLLI; encoded by the exons ATGGACGACGAACTGCTCGAGCTGCAGCGACAATTCGAGTTCGCGCAGCAAGCCAAGTCGAGCATTCGATTATCAGAGCGAAACGTCGTCGAATTGGTCCAAAAACTGCAGCAACTTCAAATCATTGATTTCGAACTTCTCCACACTGTCTCCGGCAAAGAGTACATCACTCTC GATCAACTGAGGAATGATATGGTGGCTGAGGTGAAGAGATTAGGGCGCGTTTCTTTGATCGATCTCGCTGACTCTACTGGAGTTGACTTGTACTACGTGGAGAAGCAGGCGCAGAGCGTTGTGACAGCACACCAAGAACTCATGTTGACTCAGGGAGAAATCATGTCTAGCTCTTATTGGGACTCAGTCGCGGAAGAGATTAACGAGAGGCTTCAGGAGTGTAGTCAGATTGCGCTGACGGAGATCGCGGCGCAATTGAATGTCGGTTTGGACTTGGTTGCCTCCGTGTTGGACCCGCGCCTTGGAAGAATT gtGAAAGGAAGGCTTGAAGGTGGCCAGCTGTATACTCCTGCCTATGTGGCTCGTGTTGGTGCCATGGTTCGAGGCGCTGTGCGGGGCACCACTGTTCCAACCAATTTGACTGTGGTATGGAGTTCGTTGCAGCAGTTGCTGCAAGAAATTGACGGAACCAGCGGTTTGGCTGTTGAAGGATCTTTCTTCCAGTCATTGTTTAACGGACTGGTGAAGGAAGGGGAGGTTCTAGGGTCACTTCGTGCAGGAGTACATTGGACACCAGCT GTATTTGCTGTTGCTCAAAAGGAGTTTGTGGAGTCATTTTTTTCTCAG AATTCTTTTATCACCTATGAGGCGCTGCACAAACTTGGAATTCCGCAGCCCATTCAATTTTTGCAG TCCAGATACCCTGAAGGCAAACCTTTGGTTACAACATTTGTTCATCAATCTATGATTGAGATGCTAGATGCTGCTACGGAGGATGCTATTGACCGTGGTAGCTG GAGTGATTCTCTTTCCTTGTTACCTTCATCTTTTACACCTCAAGATGCTTCTAAAATGTTGTCCTTTTGTCAATCTGTGCAAAATGCTCTTAAG TCTAACAAAGCACATATTTTTGGGGATTTTTATGTGTTGAGCAGCAGCTTTATAAAG GACATCTGTGATCATGTTGTGAAAGAGTTGGAGACGTTAGATGTTTCAAGGTCTGCTGGCACTACCATGCCTGGAAATGTGAAAGTACCCAATGAAGCAAAAGTAGGACGGGAATCGAGCAGGTTGAACGAGTCCATTGAGATGGCAAGTGATGGTGGTGCCAACAGGCAAGCTGATAAAggatcaaagaagaaaaaggggaaagCCACAGGGAATGCAGTAGTAAATCTATCTGAAAGTGGTGCAGATAACCAGGAACAGACTTCGACAAAATCTAAGAGAGGCCAGAAAAGAGGTAAGGACACATCTGCACAAACATCTGATTCGAAGACAGGTTCTAGGAAAGAGTtgcttaaaataaaagaggaagATCTCAGTCCCTCAGAAGAATGGATCATGCAGAAAATTACAGTATTGGTTTCTGATTTTGAAGAACAAG GTATAGATGATCCTGAAATAATTCTTAGGCCCTTGGCTAACCAATTAAGGCCTACAATAATCAATTCTTGGGTGGAGAAAAAGAAGGCCCTGCTTACAAACAATGCAGAAAGAATGAAACGTTTGCTTGATAATTTGCAGAAGAAACTTGACGAG TCTTTCTTAAACATGCAGCTGTATGAAAAAGCCTTGGAATTGTTTGAAGATGATCAATCAACTTCT GTTGTTTTGCATAGGCATTTACTAAGAACAGTAGCAGCTCCTATGGTGGATTTGCTTCTTCATAACCTG GATGAGCACAACAAATTAAAGAATGGACTTGACGTGCAGGAAGCTCCAAATTCTGAGTTTGTTTCACTTAGTCCTGCTGACAGAACTGCAATT tCTAAGAGTTTTCCAGGAGCTCTTGCAAACAAGGCTCTTGCTGTTGTTGAATCATTGGAAGGAAAGGTCGGCATTTTTAACTCAGAAACACTACTCATTTAA
- the LOC106756407 gene encoding E3 UFM1-protein ligase 1 homolog isoform X1: MDDELLELQRQFEFAQQAKSSIRLSERNVVELVQKLQQLQIIDFELLHTVSGKEYITLDQLRNDMVAEVKRLGRVSLIDLADSTGVDLYYVEKQAQSVVTAHQELMLTQGEIMSSSYWDSVAEEINERLQECSQIALTEIAAQLNVGLDLVASVLDPRLGRIVKGRLEGGQLYTPAYVARVGAMVRGAVRGTTVPTNLTVVWSSLQQLLQEIDGTSGLAVEGSFFQSLFNGLVKEGEVLGSLRAGVHWTPAVFAVAQKEFVESFFSQNSFITYEALHKLGIPQPIQFLQSRYPEGKPLVTTFVHQSMIEMLDAATEDAIDRGSWSDSLSLLPSSFTPQDASKMLSFCQSVQNALKSNKAHIFGDFYVLSSSFIKDICDHVVKELETLDVSRSAGTTMPGNVKVPNEAKVGRESSRLNESIEMASDGGANRQADKGSKKKKGKATGNAVVNLSESGADNQEQTSTKSKRGQKRGKDTSAQTSDSKTGSRKELLKIKEEDLSPSEEWIMQKITVLVSDFEEQGIDDPEIILRPLANQLRPTIINSWVEKKKALLTNNAERMKRLLDNLQKKLDESFLNMQLYEKALELFEDDQSTSVVLHRHLLRTVAAPMVDLLLHNLDEHNKLKNGLDVQEAPNSEFVSLSPADRTAISKSFPGALANKALAVVESLEGKSVETFMAAFRMVTEESGLPLKKLDKKLERTLLHSYRKELTSQVSAETDPVSLLAKVVSLLYIQVYHKALHAPGRAISVAISHLRDKVDESACKILTDYQTATVTLLTLVAASPGEDKDCASDRILSTRELLESQMQDLKNLVLGTTQSS, from the exons ATGGACGACGAACTGCTCGAGCTGCAGCGACAATTCGAGTTCGCGCAGCAAGCCAAGTCGAGCATTCGATTATCAGAGCGAAACGTCGTCGAATTGGTCCAAAAACTGCAGCAACTTCAAATCATTGATTTCGAACTTCTCCACACTGTCTCCGGCAAAGAGTACATCACTCTC GATCAACTGAGGAATGATATGGTGGCTGAGGTGAAGAGATTAGGGCGCGTTTCTTTGATCGATCTCGCTGACTCTACTGGAGTTGACTTGTACTACGTGGAGAAGCAGGCGCAGAGCGTTGTGACAGCACACCAAGAACTCATGTTGACTCAGGGAGAAATCATGTCTAGCTCTTATTGGGACTCAGTCGCGGAAGAGATTAACGAGAGGCTTCAGGAGTGTAGTCAGATTGCGCTGACGGAGATCGCGGCGCAATTGAATGTCGGTTTGGACTTGGTTGCCTCCGTGTTGGACCCGCGCCTTGGAAGAATT gtGAAAGGAAGGCTTGAAGGTGGCCAGCTGTATACTCCTGCCTATGTGGCTCGTGTTGGTGCCATGGTTCGAGGCGCTGTGCGGGGCACCACTGTTCCAACCAATTTGACTGTGGTATGGAGTTCGTTGCAGCAGTTGCTGCAAGAAATTGACGGAACCAGCGGTTTGGCTGTTGAAGGATCTTTCTTCCAGTCATTGTTTAACGGACTGGTGAAGGAAGGGGAGGTTCTAGGGTCACTTCGTGCAGGAGTACATTGGACACCAGCT GTATTTGCTGTTGCTCAAAAGGAGTTTGTGGAGTCATTTTTTTCTCAG AATTCTTTTATCACCTATGAGGCGCTGCACAAACTTGGAATTCCGCAGCCCATTCAATTTTTGCAG TCCAGATACCCTGAAGGCAAACCTTTGGTTACAACATTTGTTCATCAATCTATGATTGAGATGCTAGATGCTGCTACGGAGGATGCTATTGACCGTGGTAGCTG GAGTGATTCTCTTTCCTTGTTACCTTCATCTTTTACACCTCAAGATGCTTCTAAAATGTTGTCCTTTTGTCAATCTGTGCAAAATGCTCTTAAG TCTAACAAAGCACATATTTTTGGGGATTTTTATGTGTTGAGCAGCAGCTTTATAAAG GACATCTGTGATCATGTTGTGAAAGAGTTGGAGACGTTAGATGTTTCAAGGTCTGCTGGCACTACCATGCCTGGAAATGTGAAAGTACCCAATGAAGCAAAAGTAGGACGGGAATCGAGCAGGTTGAACGAGTCCATTGAGATGGCAAGTGATGGTGGTGCCAACAGGCAAGCTGATAAAggatcaaagaagaaaaaggggaaagCCACAGGGAATGCAGTAGTAAATCTATCTGAAAGTGGTGCAGATAACCAGGAACAGACTTCGACAAAATCTAAGAGAGGCCAGAAAAGAGGTAAGGACACATCTGCACAAACATCTGATTCGAAGACAGGTTCTAGGAAAGAGTtgcttaaaataaaagaggaagATCTCAGTCCCTCAGAAGAATGGATCATGCAGAAAATTACAGTATTGGTTTCTGATTTTGAAGAACAAG GTATAGATGATCCTGAAATAATTCTTAGGCCCTTGGCTAACCAATTAAGGCCTACAATAATCAATTCTTGGGTGGAGAAAAAGAAGGCCCTGCTTACAAACAATGCAGAAAGAATGAAACGTTTGCTTGATAATTTGCAGAAGAAACTTGACGAG TCTTTCTTAAACATGCAGCTGTATGAAAAAGCCTTGGAATTGTTTGAAGATGATCAATCAACTTCT GTTGTTTTGCATAGGCATTTACTAAGAACAGTAGCAGCTCCTATGGTGGATTTGCTTCTTCATAACCTG GATGAGCACAACAAATTAAAGAATGGACTTGACGTGCAGGAAGCTCCAAATTCTGAGTTTGTTTCACTTAGTCCTGCTGACAGAACTGCAATT tCTAAGAGTTTTCCAGGAGCTCTTGCAAACAAGGCTCTTGCTGTTGTTGAATCATTGGAAGGAAAG AGTGTGGAGACATTCATGGCTGCTTTTAGAATGGTTACAGAAGAGAG TGGGCTGCCTTTGAAAAAGCTTGACAAGAAACTAGAAAGAACACTCTTACATTCATATCGTAAG GAATTGACATCTCAAGTTTCTGCTGAGACTGACCCTGTATCACTTCTagcaaaagttgtttctttaCTTTATATCCAG GTTTACCACAAAGCTCTTCATGCTCCTGGAAGGGCCATTTCCGTTGCCATTTCTCATTTAAGG GATAAGGTAGATGAGTCGGCATGCAAGATTTTAACTGATTATCAGACTGCAACAGTCACTCTTTTGACACTTGTAGCAGCTTCACCCGGTGAG GATAAGGATTGTGCATCTGATAGGATTTTGAGTACAAGGGAACTTCTAGAGAGCCAAATGCAGGACCTCAAAAACTTGGTTTTGGGCACGACCCAATCttcataa